One Ranitomeya imitator isolate aRanImi1 chromosome 1, aRanImi1.pri, whole genome shotgun sequence DNA window includes the following coding sequences:
- the RNF38 gene encoding E3 ubiquitin-protein ligase RNF38 isoform X4 — translation MYSNEDSPSPKRQRLSNSVFDYPAPSPAPSPPMRPWEMSSNRRPPSARPNQHHFSGERCNTPARNRRSPPVRRQRGRRERISRHNSINQDENYHHLSYGQQAAVEEPRAFHPPNVSPRMLHPAAHPQQQNAVMVDIHEQIHQGTVPVSYTVTTVAPHGIPLCTGQHIPACSAQQVPGCSVVFSGQHLPVCSVPPPMLQACSVQHLPVPYAAFPPLISSDPFLLHPPHLSPHHHAHLPPPGQFVPFQTQQSRSPLQRIENEVELLGEHLPVGGFTYPPPAHAPTLQPSAPLQFITHDPLHQEVSFGVPYPPFMPRRLTGRSRYRSQQPIPPPPYHPSLLPYVLSMLPVPPTVGPAFSFELDVEDGEVENYEALLNLAERLGEAKPRGLTKADIEQLPSYRFNPNNHQSEQTLCVVCMCDFESRQLLRVLPCNHEFHAKCVDKWLKANRTCPICRADASEVHRDSE, via the exons AACGAAGACAGTCCCAGTCCAAAAAGGCAAAGACTGTCAAATTCAGTCTTTGATTACCCAGCACCATCGCCTGCACCATCGCCGCCAATGCGACCATGGGAGATGTCATCAAATAGGCGGCCTCCTTCGGCCCGACCCAATCAGCACCATTTCTCAGGGGAAAGATGCAACACTCCTGCGAGAAACAGAAGAAG CCCTCCGGTCAGGCGACAAAGAGGACGAAGAGAGAGAATTTCTCGTCACAATTCCATCAACCAAGATGAAAATTATCATCACCTTTCGTATGGTCAGCAAGCGGCAGTAGAAGAACCTAGGGCTTTCCACCCACCGAATGTATCTCCGCGTATGCTCCACCCAGCTGCACATCCACAACAGCAAAATGCTGTGATGGTTGACATTCATGAACAG ATTCACCAGGGCACGGTTCCGGTATCATACACTGTCACGACGGTTGCCCCACATGGAATCCCACTTTGTACAGGACAGCACATCCCTGCTTGCAGTGCACAACAGGTTCCAGGCTGCTCTGTGGTCTTCAGCGGCCAGCACTTACCAGTCTGCAGCGTGCCTCCTCCG ATGCTTCAGGCTTGCTCCGTTCAGCATTTACCAGTTCCCTATGCTGCTTTCCCTCCCCTCATTTCCAGTGACCCATTCCTGTTACATCCACCGCACCTTTCTCCACATCACCATGCACATCTGCCCCCTCCTGGCCAATTTGTGCCCTTCCAGACACAACAGTCTCGATCG CCTCTGCAGAGGATAGAGAATGAAGTGGAGCTGTTGGGTGAACATCTACCTGTAGGAGGGTTTACATATCCTCCGCCTGCTCATGCGCCCACATTACAACCCTCTGCACCCTTACAGTTCATAACCCACGATCCTTTGCACCAGGAGGTTTCCTTTGGAGTT CCATATCCTCCATTTATGCCTAGAAGACTAACTGGTCGTAGCAGATATCGGTCACAACAGCCAATACCACCACCACCTTACCATCCAAGCCTTTTACCTTATGTTCT ATCAATGCTTCCAGTGCCTCCTACTGTGGGACCAGCCTTTAGCTTCGAGTTGGATGTCGAAGATGGAGAGGTGGAAAACTATGAG GCATTGCTAAATCTTGCTGAAAGACTGGGAGAAGCTAAACCACGAGGATTAACAAAAGCCGATATAGAACAGCTTCCGTCGTATAGATTTAACCCAAACAACCACCAATCGGAGCAGACCTT GTGTGTAGTATGCATGTGTGATTTTGAGTCGAGGCAACTTCTAAGAGTCTTACCGTGCAACCATGAATTCCATGCCAAGTGTGTCGACAAGTGGCTTAAG
- the RNF38 gene encoding E3 ubiquitin-protein ligase RNF38 isoform X5, whose protein sequence is MRPWEMSSNRRPPSARPNQHHFSGERCNTPARNRRSPPVRRQRGRRERISRHNSINQDENYHHLSYGQQAAVEEPRAFHPPNVSPRMLHPAAHPQQQNAVMVDIHEQIHQGTVPVSYTVTTVAPHGIPLCTGQHIPACSAQQVPGCSVVFSGQHLPVCSVPPPMLQACSVQHLPVPYAAFPPLISSDPFLLHPPHLSPHHHAHLPPPGQFVPFQTQQSRSPLQRIENEVELLGEHLPVGGFTYPPPAHAPTLQPSAPLQFITHDPLHQEVSFGVPYPPFMPRRLTGRSRYRSQQPIPPPPYHPSLLPYVLSMLPVPPTVGPAFSFELDVEDGEVENYEALLNLAERLGEAKPRGLTKADIEQLPSYRFNPNNHQSEQTLCVVCMCDFESRQLLRVLPCNHEFHAKCVDKWLKANRTCPICRADASEVHRDSE, encoded by the exons ATGCGACCATGGGAGATGTCATCAAATAGGCGGCCTCCTTCGGCCCGACCCAATCAGCACCATTTCTCAGGGGAAAGATGCAACACTCCTGCGAGAAACAGAAGAAG CCCTCCGGTCAGGCGACAAAGAGGACGAAGAGAGAGAATTTCTCGTCACAATTCCATCAACCAAGATGAAAATTATCATCACCTTTCGTATGGTCAGCAAGCGGCAGTAGAAGAACCTAGGGCTTTCCACCCACCGAATGTATCTCCGCGTATGCTCCACCCAGCTGCACATCCACAACAGCAAAATGCTGTGATGGTTGACATTCATGAACAG ATTCACCAGGGCACGGTTCCGGTATCATACACTGTCACGACGGTTGCCCCACATGGAATCCCACTTTGTACAGGACAGCACATCCCTGCTTGCAGTGCACAACAGGTTCCAGGCTGCTCTGTGGTCTTCAGCGGCCAGCACTTACCAGTCTGCAGCGTGCCTCCTCCG ATGCTTCAGGCTTGCTCCGTTCAGCATTTACCAGTTCCCTATGCTGCTTTCCCTCCCCTCATTTCCAGTGACCCATTCCTGTTACATCCACCGCACCTTTCTCCACATCACCATGCACATCTGCCCCCTCCTGGCCAATTTGTGCCCTTCCAGACACAACAGTCTCGATCG CCTCTGCAGAGGATAGAGAATGAAGTGGAGCTGTTGGGTGAACATCTACCTGTAGGAGGGTTTACATATCCTCCGCCTGCTCATGCGCCCACATTACAACCCTCTGCACCCTTACAGTTCATAACCCACGATCCTTTGCACCAGGAGGTTTCCTTTGGAGTT CCATATCCTCCATTTATGCCTAGAAGACTAACTGGTCGTAGCAGATATCGGTCACAACAGCCAATACCACCACCACCTTACCATCCAAGCCTTTTACCTTATGTTCT ATCAATGCTTCCAGTGCCTCCTACTGTGGGACCAGCCTTTAGCTTCGAGTTGGATGTCGAAGATGGAGAGGTGGAAAACTATGAG GCATTGCTAAATCTTGCTGAAAGACTGGGAGAAGCTAAACCACGAGGATTAACAAAAGCCGATATAGAACAGCTTCCGTCGTATAGATTTAACCCAAACAACCACCAATCGGAGCAGACCTT GTGTGTAGTATGCATGTGTGATTTTGAGTCGAGGCAACTTCTAAGAGTCTTACCGTGCAACCATGAATTCCATGCCAAGTGTGTCGACAAGTGGCTTAAG